The genomic window GGCGACGGTGCTGGTGCGGGGCGGGCGGCGGCCTTTCTGGTGGAGTTGTTCGTGACGACCGGGTTCTCGTCGGACCAGATCGGGTCGGTGTATTCGGACATGCTTCCTCCAGGTCGAGAAGCCGGTGCCGGTGCGGGGTCTTTCGTACCCCCACGCATTGATGATCCCTTTCGTAATTGCTGAGGGTAGCGGCGATCATCGGCTTCTGTGACCTGTGGCGGTGTGATCAGTGTCGATCTTCACGCGGGCTGCGGTCGTGCCGCTTTACCCGGACCGGAAACTCATCTAGCGTTGAATTCAACACCTGATGAGTTAATCGGAGGGGCTATGTCCACGGCAATCGAGGTGCAGAACCTCGTCGTGCGGCGTGGGAAGCGGGCCGTCCTCGACGGCCTCTCCCGCGCCGTTCCGCAAGGCGGCGTCACCGGCCTGCTCGGGCCGAGCGGCAGCGGCAAGACCACCCTGATGCGGGCGATCGTCGGTGTGCAGGTGATCGCCTCCGGCCGGGTCACCGTGCTCGGCCACCCGGCCGGCTCGGTGCCGCTGCGCCGTAAGATCGGCTACGTCACCCAGGCGCCCAGCGTGTACGCCGACCTCACCGTCACCGAGAACGCCCGCTACTTCGCCGCGCTCCACGGCCGCGGACCGGCCGACGCCGACACCGCCGTCGAGACGGTCGGTCTCGGCGCGGCCCGCAGCCAGCTCGTGGCCAACCTGTCCGGCGGACAGCGCAGCCGGGCATCGCTGGCCTGCGCCATCGTCAGCCGTCCCGAAGTGCTGATCCTCGACGAGCCGACCGTGGGGCAGGACCCGGTGCTGCGCGACGAGTTGTGGGCGCACTTCCGTCGGCTCGCCGCCGACGGCGCCACCGTCCTGGTCTCCAGTCACGTGATGGACGAGGCGAACCGCTGCGACCGGCTGCTACTGATCCGTGAGGGCGCGCTGATCGCCGACGACACCCCGGCCGCGGTCAAGCAGCGAGCCGGGACCGAGGATCTGGACCAGGCGTTCCTCACCCTGATCCGGCGGCAGGAGGTGGCGTCGTGATCGACCGTCACGATCGTTCTCGTGCGCCTTTCGACCGGGGAGACGCGGCGTGATTCTCCTGAGCACGGTCCGGCGGATCCTCACGCAACTGCGGCACGACCCCCGGACCATCGCGATGATCATCGTGGTCCCGACCTTGCTGATCACCCTGATCTATTTCATGTACGACGGACGACCCGCCGTCTTCGATCGCATCGCCCTGACCATGCTGGGCGTCTTCCCGTTCGTCGTGATGTTCCTGATCACCTCGATCGCCATGCTGCGGGAACGCACCAGCGGCACCCTGGAACGGCTCTTCACCACCCCGGCCGGCAAACTCGACCTGCTCTTCGGGTACGGCATCGCCTTCGGTCTCGCGGCCACCGTGCAGGCCACGGTCGCGGCCGGTTTCGCCTACTGGGCGCTGGGCATGAACACCGCCGGAGGCATCGGCCTGGTCATCCTGATCGCCGTGGCCAACGCCGTGCTCGGGGTGGCGCTCGGGCTGCTGGCCAGCGCGTTCGCCCGGACCGAGTTCCAGGCCGTGCAGTTCATGCCGGTGGTGGCCGCGCCCCAGCTGCTGCTCTGCGGACTGTTCGTGCCCCGCGCGGAGATGGCGGGCTGGCTGCAGGCGATCAGTGACGTTCTGCCACTCTCCTACTCCGTGGAGGCACTTACCGAAGTGGGAGTGCACGTTGAACCGACGGGCATCATGTGGCGGGATCTCACCGTCGTGGTGGGTGCCGTCGTGGTGGCGCTGGTCCTCGGTGCGGCCACCCTGCGGCGCAGGACCGGTTAGAGACCGCTGACAGACGTACGGCGCGAAGGGGTTTTGATCGATGGTGCGACGGACCGGACGCCGGCCCGGCAACCCGGACACTCGGGAAGCGATCCTCGAGGCGGCGCGCGGGGCGTTCGCCGAGAAGGGATTCGACGGCGCCTCGATCCGGGCGATAGCCACCGGCGCCGGGGTCGACCCGGCGCTGGTGCACCACTACTTCGGGACCAAGGACAAGCTGTTCCTGGCCGCGATGAACTCGCCGCTCGATCCGCTCGACGTCATCGGTGAGGCGCTCGCCGGGGAGCGCGGCGAGATGGGTTCCCGGGTGGTGCGGGCCTTCCTGCACATCTGGGACGGCCCGCGTGGCGCGGCCGGGGTGGCGCTGCTGCGGTCCGCGGTCGGCAACGAGTGGACCGCCCGGCTGTTCCGCGAGTTCGTGCTCACCCAGGTGCTGCGCCGGGCGGTGCCGAGACTCGGCCTGGACCCGGAGCAGGGACAGCTGCGGATGACGCTGGCCGGCAGCCAGCTGGTCGGGATGGCGATGGCCCGGTATGTGATCAAGGTGGAGCCGCTGGCCTCGGCACCGTCCGAAGCGCTCGTCGCGGCGATCGGCCCGGCCGTGCAGCGTTACCTCGTCGACGACCTGCCGGGGGTCTTCCCGGTTTCGGCACGCGATCCACGAGACTAGAGCCCGGCGACGATCCGGGAGATCACCGAGCCGATCCGGGCCCGGGTCTGGTCGCTGAGGTCGCCGAACTGGATGCCGAGTTCGGCGGTGCCGTCGCGGACCACCCGGCGCACCACGCGCGCGTCGAACGTGCCGTCCAGCCCGTTCATCCTCAGTTCGGCCCGGACCGCGTCACCGACCGCGAGCGGGGTCGCCGTCGGGACCGTGCAGCCCAGCCCGTCCGAACTCAGGTCGATCAGGTCGGCGGTCACGGTGGGCCGGCCGGGCCGGTCCAGGCGGACCGAACCCTGCACCGGCAGCCGGTCGTGACGGCGCCGTTCCAGGCGGTCGGCCACCGCGGACAGGTCGCCGATCTGCTCCATCGTGGCGTCCACACTGCGGTGCAGCAGACCGACGATCTCGTGCTGCTGGTCGGCGATCCCACCGAGCTGGCGCATCGCGTCCTCAATGTCGCCGACGTCGCTGATGATCGCGGCGAGGGTCTGGCCCATCTGGGCGACGTCCGCCTCCAGCGCGGCGACCGTCCGGGTGATCTGCTCGGTCGAGTCGGCGGTGGTGTCGGCCAGGCCCTTCACCTCGTCGGCGACCACCGCGAAACCACTGCCCGCGGTGCCGGCCCGGACCGCCTCGATGGTGGCGTTCAGGGCCAGCAGCCGGGTCTGCGAGGCGATCCCGGAGATCACGCTGGCGATCCCGGCGACCTGCCGCAGGCTGGCGTTCAGCGCGGTGGCCGCCTCGTCGGCGCTGTGCGCCCGCTGGACCAGGGCGTTCGCCGCGTCGTTGGTGACCGTCACCCGCTGGTTGGTGGCGACGGCCGCGTCCCGGGCCGCGCCGACCTGCAGCACCACGTCCTCGAGCTTGCCGCCGATCACCTCGGCGGTGTCGTCGATCGCCTCCCGGGCCCGCTTGCGCAACTGCTTGTGCAGTTCCCGCTGGTGCACCATCGAGGCCTGCGCCTGGGTGTCCAGCTCGGCCCGCAGGTGCTCCAGTTCGGCGTCGCGTTCCCGCAGTGTCTCGGTGAGCCCGGCGAGAACCTGGGCATCGCTCCCGGCGTCGCTGGTGGCGCGACGCCGGAGCAGAGACGACCAGAGCGACATGATGATCGACGCTACCGCGCGTGCCGACCGTCCGTCCGTGGTTTCTGCCGCGTCCGGTACGTCGGCGGCCCGGTCGCGGAAACTTCTTCGCGGATTCCCCTCAGGGTGGGATCTGCCCGCCGATGGTCGGGGCCTCGGATCGCCGAAGCCCCAGGGAGTCCGTCATGACCATCAGCATCGGAACGTCGACAACCCCGACCGTCTGGGAGACCCACGCCGCCTGGCTGCGGCTGCGCGAGGACTGCAGCCGGCTCGCCATCGACGCGGCCTCCGAGATGAGCGAGCGCCGGATGCGCGACGACAAGGAGGCCGTCATGGCCAGCCGGGACCGCATCGCCCGGATGACCCCGCCCAGCATCGTGAACGTGCTGATCTGACGGTGCTGATCAGATCGGGTGGATGTTGAGGGCCTCGGCCAGCACCTCGGTCGCGTCCTTCACGTCGACCTCGCGCATCTGCAGCGGGCCGCCGGTCTCGGTCAGCAGCGCCGAGTGCGCGCCACCGGCGTAGACCGGCGCGAACCCGAGGTCCCGGATGATCCGCGACGCGGCCTGGCGGGCGTCCCGGTCATCGGTGCAGACGAACTCGGTGAGCAGCGGGTCGTGCCCGCGCCGCCGGCTCAGCACGTCGGTCGGCACGGTGTTGAACGCCTTCGCCCAATGCCCCTCGTGTGCGCGGTCCATCAATGCCTCCAGTCCGGAGATGTCGTCCGGGATGTCCGGGTTGGTCACGTCGATGATGACCTTGTCGGCCAGCAGGCCCCGGGTCTGTTCGAGAGCCTCGAAGGCGGACGACCAGTTCGGGCTGAAGATGACCACGTCGCCGAAGGTGGCCGCCTGCGGGATCGACATCACCCGCAGCGGTACGCCGGTCTGGTCGACCTCGGCGCGCAGCCGTTCCGGGTGCCGCGAGGTGACCGCGACGTCGTGCCCGCTCTCGGCACACCACCGGGCCAGAGTGCCGCCCAGTTGACCTGCTCCAATGACACCGATATGCATGGCCTCAGGGTGCGCTCGCCGATCACCCGGCCGAGTGGTTATCGCGGAACTCCCCGTAGATCATCCGCAGCTCGACCGTCACCAGGTCGGCGACCAGTGCCTCCGGGTCGGCGCTCGCGGTGAACGCGGCGGTCCGCAGGTCGTCGATCAGCCCGGCCAGCACCCGCGCGCCGGGGCCGGCCGGGGCCAGCCCGGCGGCCCGGTCCCGCTCGATCCGGGCGGCCAGCCGATGCACGTGCGCGGTCCGCAACTCGTCGCGCCACTGTGCCAGCGGCGGGCAGCCGGGTGCGGCGGCCAGTGCCCCGGTCAGCAGCCGGCCCTGATCACGCCAGAGCACCGCGAGCGCGGTCAGGGCCTCGCGCAGCGCCTCGGCGTCGGGGCCGGCGCCGTCCAGCCAGGGGCCGGAGTCGCGGCCCAGCTCGCCGGAGATGCCGTGCAGCAGCGCCACCACCACGGCGAGTTTCGAGTCGAAGTAGAAGTAGAAGCTCGACCGGGAGATCTCCGCACCGGTCGCCAGCTCGTCGATGGTGATCTCGGCGAGGGGTTTGCGGGCCAGCAGGGTCCGCGCCGTCTCCAGGATCGCCCGCTCGCGGCGGTCGCCCTTGCTGGGGCCACGCCGACGCCCGGGGAGTGTGCTCATGCGGACACCGTAACGCGGTGTCGAGTTTTTCGACGTACTGTCGAAAAACAACGACACCTAAGGAGAACCCGTGAGAGAGATCCGCCTCGCTTCCCGTCCGTCCGGCTGGCCCACCGCCGAGAACTTCGAGGTCGCCGACGTGCCGGTGCCCGAGGCCGGTCCCGGCCAGGTGCTGGTACGCAACGTCTACATGTCGGTCGACCCCTATATGCGCGGCCGGATGAACGACGTGAAGTCCTACATCCCGCCGTTCCAGATCGGGCAGCCGCTGGACGGCGGCGCGATCGGTGAGGTCGTCGCGTCGCAGGACGAGACGGTGCCGGTCGGCGCGTTCGTGGTGCACGGGCTCGGCTGGCGGGAGTTCTCGGTCGTCGACGCCGGCAAGGTCCGGGTGGTCGACCCGGCCGCCGCGCCCACCCTCTCGGCCTACCTCGGGCTGCTCGGCATGACCGGCCTCACCGCGTACGCGGGCCTGCTCGACATCGCGCAGTTCCGCGAGGGTGACACCGTCTTCGTCTCCGGTGCGGCCGGTGCGGTCGGCAGCGTGGTCGGCCAGATCGCCCGGCTGCGCGGGGCGAAGCGGGTGATCGGCAGCGCCGGGTCCGCCGAGAAAGCCAAGCACCTGGTGGACGAGCTGGGCTTCGACGCGACCTTCAACTACAAGGACGCGCCGGTCCGCGACCAGCTGCGGGCGGCCGCGCCGGACGGGATCGACGTCTACTTCGACAACGTCGGCGGCGAGCACCTGGAAGCGGCGATCGCGTCGATGAACAAGTTCGGGCGGATCGCCCTGTGCGGAGCCATCGCGCAGTACAACGACACCGCCCCGCCGACCGCGCCGCGCAACCTCGCCTCGGTCATCGGCAAGGAGATCAACATGCGCGGTTTCATCGTCGGCAACCACTCGCACCGGATGCCCGAGTTCGTGGCCGAGACCGCCGCGTGGCTCCGTGAGGGAAAGATCACTGCGCGGGAGACGGTGGTCGATGGGATCGAGAACGCGCCGGGTGCGTTCCTCGGTCTGCTGCGGGGTGACAACACCGGCAAGATGGTGGTCAAGGTGGGTTAACCAGCAGTTAAGGTCCGCCCGGCGACCGGTTTGGTGCCTGTCGCCGGGTATGACCAACACTGAACGGCAATTCAGTCGCTCTAACGAGTGGCCTGGATACGGAACGTACGGACGATCGCACTCATCCGTACGGGTGAGGTCACTGACGGAAAGCAGACACTAGCGTTCCCGTGTGGCGAATCGGTTCCCCCTTTGGGGCCAAGCGGGCTGGGCAAGTGCCGAAGTGGTCGGCGAGACGCACTACGCGAAAGCGATACGTGCTCTCTTCGACGCCGACCTGGACCCCCGCGGCGCCGACATAACCGTTCCCGTCCAGCTCATCCCGGACCGCAACAACAAGCACGACCGCAACGCCGTCGGAGTCTGGTCCGGTTCCCACCTGCTCGGGCATCTGCCACGCCCGGAGGCCGCGCGGTACGTCGTCGTCCTCACCGCACTCAGCACCCGCGGGCTGGTCCCCGAGGTCAACGCCCGGATCACCGGCCGGGAGTGGGGCGCCGCCGACGGCCGTCCCGCAGCCTTCGACGCCACCGTCCGTCTCGACCTGGCCGAACCGCACATGCTGGTGCCGGCCAACGCCCCGCCCGCCCAGGAGTACCGGCTGCTCCCGTCCGGCTCGGCCGTCCAGGTCGTCGGCCAGCAGCAGTCGCTGGGCGCGCTCGTCCCGCTGCTGCGCCCGGAGGGCGAGTGCTGGGCCTACGTGACGCTGCACGAGATGGCCGACCACCTGGTCGAGGTGCGGATCGGCGACACCCGGGTCGGTGACCTCAGCCCCAAGGTGAGCGGCGAACTGCTGCCCACCCTGCGCCACCTGGCCGAACAGGGCGCGGTCACCGCGGCCCGGGCCATCGTCAAGGGCAACAGTGGCAAGAGCGAGGTCATGCTCTACGCCGCCCGTGCCCAGGAACTGCCGGAGAATCTGCAGGGCGCGGCGCGGCGACCGGCTGCGGTCCCGGCCGCGGGCCGCGGCACGGCGAGTGTCCCGACCAACAACTCCGGCGGCGGTACGTCGTTCGCCGGTCCCGGACAGGCCCCCGCCTCCTCCTCGCCGATCCCCGGCATCATCGCCCCCGGCAGCCCCGCGCCCGGCCTGATGTCCGGCGGCCCGGCAGCCGGCGGCCTGGTGCCGAACTGGGTCTCCGGGGACTCCCTGCCCAGCTGGGCCTCGGGGCCGTCGTCGCCACCGGCTCCAGCCGCGCACACCCCGGTCTCACCGGCCGGGCCGTTCCCGTCCGGTTCAGCGGGGCCGTTCCCGTCCGGGTCCTACCCGTCGGCCGCCGCCGGGCTCCCGCCCACGGCCCAGGACGGTGCCTTCTCGCCGCTGCAGGACATGCCGGCACCGTCGTTCCCGTCACCGTTCGCCGCCTCGCTGGGCAGCGCGGCGGTGTCACCCGCGCCGCAGCAGACGTCCGGACCGGGCTTCCCGGGTCCGGACGCACACGTCCCGTCGCAGGGATCGCCGGGCCCCGGCTTCCCCGGTTCGGACCAGCACGCCGCGTCGCAGGTGTCGCCCGGACTCGGGTTCCCCGGTTCGGACGCGCCCGTTCCGGGGCGGGCGGGTTCGAGCGAGGGCCAGCCCGCCTGGTCGGCGGAGGACAGCCAGCCCATCTGGTCACCGCCGGACGACGACCGGCCCTCCTGGGCGCCGCCGGAGGAGAACCGGTCCGGCTGGGCCGAGCCGGACGACGGCGGGCCCGCCTGGGCGGCCGGGAGCGGAGCGCTGCCCAGCCTGCCCGGTCCCCGGCACAGCGCCTCGGCCACCATCCCGGTGCGGCAGACGGAGGGCCCGGGCACGCTGCTCGCCGACCCGCTCACCCGCCCGGTCAGCCCGGCGCCGGCGGACGGTCCCGGCTACACCGACGATCAGGAGTTCGCGATCGCCGAGACCACGGTGATCCCGGCGCTGGCCGCGGTGGTGAAGGCGAACTCCGGGGCCATCGCCGGTCTCACCCCGGCGACTCCCGAGGCCACCAACCCGCACGCACCCATCCCGCCGGCGCCGAACGGGATCAGGTTCGCCGTCCCGCAGGGCTGGCCCACACCGCCGGACGGCTGGTACCCGCCGGACGGCTGGATCCCGGACCCGTCCTGGCCGCCGGCCCCCGCCGGCTGGCAGTGGTGGGTTCCCACCTGGGGCTGATCTGCGCCGTCTGTCCCGTCCGGGCCGTGCAGGTTCCGGACGGGCCGGGAACCACCCAGACGGGGGCTGTATGACTGATTCGGGGGTTTTAGTCGGCTTTTCTGGGTGGGATACGTCGGATTAACCCGGAAAAGCGCCACGGTGACCCACCTCGCCTTGCTGGAATGTGCAGATGCGGTGGGATGATGCTGACGGCTTGACCGGACGGCCGGACGCTCGGGTCCGTGGAGTACTGGAGACGTGGCGAACCGGTCTGTTGGACCTCACCGCCACGAATCCACTGATCCACGTCGACCCGGACGGTCCCGGCGTGGTGGCGATCGACAGCCCGTCCCCACGGGGCGTCCTGGAAGCACTGCAACAGGGCCGGGAGTGCGGCTTCCTCGGGGCCGAGGAACAGGCCGAAGGCCCGCGGCCTCGCGCGATCAGCGCCTTCCAGACCCCGATGACCGACGTGGAGATGGACACCACACTCCGGTCGCTGCGCCGCTCGGCCCACCGCGACCAGCTGGAGTACGGCCTGTCCGCGCTCTACCTGACAATCGGCACCCTGCACTGGAACGACGAACAACGGGAGTACGCCAGCCCGATCCTGCTGCTGCCGGTCGACCTGGCCGACACCGATCCGCACGACTACCCGCGACTGCGGGCCCGCCCGGACGACCCGCTGGTCAACCCGGCCCTGACCGTGCGTCTCAAGGAGCACGGCATCGAACTTCCGGCCGTGGAGAGCCTGACCGGGCTGGACGTGACCGTCTTCTGGGCCCGCCTGGACGCCGCGATCGGCGAGCACCCGGAATGGCGTACCGACGAGGCGATCCTGCTGTCCCGGTTCACCACGCACCGCGAGGTCGTCTACCACGACCTGGTCGACAACGAGCGCCAGATCCTCGCCCACCCGGTGATCCGCGCCCTGGCCACCGAGGCCCGCGCTCAGATCGACGCGTTCAAGTTCGAGCCGATCCCGGCCCGCAGCATCGACGACGTCGCCCCGCCCGACGACATCCCCCTGGTCCTGGACGCCGACGCGGGCCAGCGCGCATGCGTGTCGGCGGCCCTGAGCGGGCGCAGCTTCGTCATGCGCGGCGCACCCGGCACCGGTAAGTCGCAGACCGTCGCCAACATGATCGCCGCCCTGATCCACGCCGGGAAACGGGTCCTGCTGGTCTCCGAGAAGGCCGCCTCCCTGGACGTGGTCAAAGCCCGGCTGACCCTCGCCGGACTCGACGACTACCTGCTCGAACTGCACTCCGACCGGACCGGCCGGGACGAGGTCGCCACCACCCTCGCGGCCGCCCTCGACTTCATCCCGCTGCCGCCGCCCGGCCTCTCCACCGACGAACGGCAGGAACTGCGCGACCACCGGGAGCGGCTGAACGCGTACGCCGAGGCGATGAACGAGGTCCGGGAGCCGCTCGGGCACCGGCTGCACGACGTGCTGGGCATGTGCGCGCAGATGACCGATGTGGCGTCCGCCCCGATCCCGCCGGTCCTGCCGGTCCCGCTGACCACCCAGTCCCTGCAGCGGGTCCGCGACGCCGCCGACCAGCTCGGCCGTGCCTGGCGACCGGCCCTGCAGGGCGACGCGTTCCTGTGGCGTGACGTCGTCGACCGCAACCGCCTCGAAGCCCGGCTCCAGCAGGCCCTGGCCGCCCTGGAACACCTGCTCGAAGCGGTCGGCAAGGACCGGCTCGCGGTCGCCTTCCGAACCCGGAACCTGGCCGACGCCATCGCGTTGACCACCCTGGTCGGGCACGCCGCCCGCCGCCCGGCCGAAGCCGCCGACGAATGGCTGCTGATGGACGGGCTGGAACCGGTCGCCCGCGCCGCCGAAGGCCTGCTGCGCCACCTCAAGGCCCTCAACCAGGCCGAGGAATCGGTGAAGGCCCGCTCCGGCGTCACCTGGGCGGCACTGCCGTCACCGGCGAAGCTGCCGATCGTACCCAGCCTGGCGCACCTGGCCCCGCCCCCGGTCGAACTGCTGCCGCTGACCGCGGCTCAGGCCCGTGGACTGGCCCGCCGGTTCGCCGATGAGGCCGACCGGCTCGAACAGCACCAGCACAGCCTCGACCGGGTCACCGCCCGGCTCGGCCTGCCGAACGTGATCGCGTTCTCCGACATCAACCGGGTCGCCGCCATCGTGGACCTGCTGAACCGGCCGGAGAAGCCGGAGGCGAACTGGTTCGACGCGGCCGGGATGGCCGCCGCGCACACCGCCTCCCGGATGCTGCAACGGGCCGTCGACGTGGTCCGGGTCGCCGAGGAGAAGGCCCGCGAGCACTTCAACGAGGCCGCCCTCGCCCACCCGGTGGACGAACTGGCCCAACGGTTCGCCCACGTGCACAAGGGCATCGGGAAACTGCGCTCGCCGTACCGGCGGGACAAGAAGGCGGCCGCCGAGATCGCCCGCCCCGACGTCAAACGCAGCCAGGCCGTCGCCAACCTGGCCAGCGCCGCCGCCTGGAAGAAGGCGCTGCACGACCTGGACCAGACCGAACGGGAGTACGCCCGGGTCCTCGGCCGGCACTGGCGGCGTCTGGACACCGACTTCGAAGCCATCGGCCGGGCCCTGGCCACCGCCGACGAGGTCATGCGGGTGACCCCGCCGGAAGCCCTGCCCGCGGTCATCGAACGGGTCAGCGCGGCCACCCCGAACAGCGCGATCATCCGGATCGTCGCGGAGGGCCGTAAGGAGTTCGAACGGTGGATCGCGGCTCTGCGGCCCGCCCCCGAACCGGCGCCCCGGCCACAGCTCGCCGCCGGGCCGGTACACGACGCGATCACCTGGCTGCGGGCCCACGTCGAACCGCTGACCGCCGCGGCCGAACTGGTCGGGGCGTACAGCGCGGCGGCCGGCCGGGACTTCACCCTCGCCGAATCGGCGGCCGTCGGGCTGCTCCGGGAGACCGCCGCCGACGCCGCCGCGGCACTGTCGG from Actinoplanes derwentensis includes these protein-coding regions:
- a CDS encoding ABC transporter permease, translated to MILLSTVRRILTQLRHDPRTIAMIIVVPTLLITLIYFMYDGRPAVFDRIALTMLGVFPFVVMFLITSIAMLRERTSGTLERLFTTPAGKLDLLFGYGIAFGLAATVQATVAAGFAYWALGMNTAGGIGLVILIAVANAVLGVALGLLASAFARTEFQAVQFMPVVAAPQLLLCGLFVPRAEMAGWLQAISDVLPLSYSVEALTEVGVHVEPTGIMWRDLTVVVGAVVVALVLGAATLRRRTG
- a CDS encoding TetR/AcrR family transcriptional regulator; this translates as MVRRTGRRPGNPDTREAILEAARGAFAEKGFDGASIRAIATGAGVDPALVHHYFGTKDKLFLAAMNSPLDPLDVIGEALAGERGEMGSRVVRAFLHIWDGPRGAAGVALLRSAVGNEWTARLFREFVLTQVLRRAVPRLGLDPEQGQLRMTLAGSQLVGMAMARYVIKVEPLASAPSEALVAAIGPAVQRYLVDDLPGVFPVSARDPRD
- a CDS encoding ABC transporter ATP-binding protein, whose amino-acid sequence is MSTAIEVQNLVVRRGKRAVLDGLSRAVPQGGVTGLLGPSGSGKTTLMRAIVGVQVIASGRVTVLGHPAGSVPLRRKIGYVTQAPSVYADLTVTENARYFAALHGRGPADADTAVETVGLGAARSQLVANLSGGQRSRASLACAIVSRPEVLILDEPTVGQDPVLRDELWAHFRRLAADGATVLVSSHVMDEANRCDRLLLIREGALIADDTPAAVKQRAGTEDLDQAFLTLIRRQEVAS
- a CDS encoding NADPH-dependent F420 reductase, with translation MHIGVIGAGQLGGTLARWCAESGHDVAVTSRHPERLRAEVDQTGVPLRVMSIPQAATFGDVVIFSPNWSSAFEALEQTRGLLADKVIIDVTNPDIPDDISGLEALMDRAHEGHWAKAFNTVPTDVLSRRRGHDPLLTEFVCTDDRDARQAASRIIRDLGFAPVYAGGAHSALLTETGGPLQMREVDVKDATEVLAEALNIHPI
- a CDS encoding methyl-accepting chemotaxis protein, coding for MSLWSSLLRRRATSDAGSDAQVLAGLTETLRERDAELEHLRAELDTQAQASMVHQRELHKQLRKRAREAIDDTAEVIGGKLEDVVLQVGAARDAAVATNQRVTVTNDAANALVQRAHSADEAATALNASLRQVAGIASVISGIASQTRLLALNATIEAVRAGTAGSGFAVVADEVKGLADTTADSTEQITRTVAALEADVAQMGQTLAAIISDVGDIEDAMRQLGGIADQQHEIVGLLHRSVDATMEQIGDLSAVADRLERRRHDRLPVQGSVRLDRPGRPTVTADLIDLSSDGLGCTVPTATPLAVGDAVRAELRMNGLDGTFDARVVRRVVRDGTAELGIQFGDLSDQTRARIGSVISRIVAGL
- a CDS encoding NADP-dependent oxidoreductase, giving the protein MREIRLASRPSGWPTAENFEVADVPVPEAGPGQVLVRNVYMSVDPYMRGRMNDVKSYIPPFQIGQPLDGGAIGEVVASQDETVPVGAFVVHGLGWREFSVVDAGKVRVVDPAAAPTLSAYLGLLGMTGLTAYAGLLDIAQFREGDTVFVSGAAGAVGSVVGQIARLRGAKRVIGSAGSAEKAKHLVDELGFDATFNYKDAPVRDQLRAAAPDGIDVYFDNVGGEHLEAAIASMNKFGRIALCGAIAQYNDTAPPTAPRNLASVIGKEINMRGFIVGNHSHRMPEFVAETAAWLREGKITARETVVDGIENAPGAFLGLLRGDNTGKMVVKVG
- a CDS encoding TetR/AcrR family transcriptional regulator; translation: MSTLPGRRRGPSKGDRRERAILETARTLLARKPLAEITIDELATGAEISRSSFYFYFDSKLAVVVALLHGISGELGRDSGPWLDGAGPDAEALREALTALAVLWRDQGRLLTGALAAAPGCPPLAQWRDELRTAHVHRLAARIERDRAAGLAPAGPGARVLAGLIDDLRTAAFTASADPEALVADLVTVELRMIYGEFRDNHSAG